A single genomic interval of Litoreibacter ponti harbors:
- a CDS encoding LysR family transcriptional regulator, translating into MMVDTPGKITLWQVEIFVAAAEEPSITAAAQRLGASPSAVSQQLSNLEAALGVKLLNRAERPMPLTQAGDLFLRRAQAILHEAAMATSELTLKDLSARMRLRLGVIEDFDADVTPALLMQLASAMPKAQFLLDTGASHRLLDHLEARALDMVVAADPGNLPPGYEVHPLMEDPFVVVTPKRMVRPGQDLMEQLRATPLISYTTRHVMGRQIAAHLARVRLKATNRFELDSYHAIMAMVARGEGWTVLTPLGVMRAKRFMDRVDVYEPPFAALSRRISLVAREGAIQDMPAQVAAELRPLVERDIVGFCTQRMPWLKEQMRVLT; encoded by the coding sequence ATGATGGTCGACACTCCGGGAAAGATTACGCTGTGGCAGGTCGAGATTTTTGTCGCCGCAGCCGAAGAGCCTTCGATCACAGCCGCGGCGCAGCGGCTGGGGGCGAGCCCGTCCGCGGTCAGCCAGCAATTGTCGAACCTCGAGGCGGCGTTGGGGGTGAAGCTGCTCAACCGCGCCGAGCGTCCGATGCCATTGACCCAAGCCGGCGATCTGTTTTTGCGCCGCGCGCAGGCGATCCTGCACGAGGCCGCCATGGCGACGTCCGAGTTGACGTTGAAGGACCTGAGCGCCCGGATGCGCCTGCGCCTTGGCGTGATCGAGGATTTCGACGCCGACGTGACGCCCGCGCTGCTGATGCAACTGGCAAGCGCGATGCCGAAGGCGCAATTCCTGCTTGATACCGGCGCGTCGCACCGGCTTCTCGACCATCTTGAGGCGCGTGCGCTCGACATGGTCGTGGCCGCCGACCCGGGCAACTTGCCGCCGGGCTATGAGGTCCATCCACTGATGGAAGACCCGTTTGTGGTGGTGACCCCCAAACGCATGGTGCGCCCGGGCCAAGATCTGATGGAGCAGCTGCGCGCCACCCCCCTGATTTCCTACACGACCCGCCATGTCATGGGCCGCCAGATCGCGGCGCATCTGGCGCGGGTGCGGCTGAAGGCCACCAACCGGTTCGAGCTCGACAGCTATCACGCGATCATGGCGATGGTCGCGCGGGGCGAGGGCTGGACGGTGCTGACCCCGCTGGGCGTGATGCGGGCCAAGCGGTTCATGGACCGGGTGGACGTGTATGAGCCGCCGTTTGCCGCATTATCTCGCCGCATCTCGCTGGTGGCGCGCGAAGGGGCCATCCAGGATATGCCCGCGCAGGTCGCAGCCGAGCTGCGGCCGCTGGTCGAGCGGGACATCGTGGGATTTTGCACGCAACGCATGCCGTGGCTCAAGGAACAGATGCGGGTCTTGACCTA
- a CDS encoding aminotransferase: MRDDSPNSWEARADAHSFYGFTDLPSIEQRGAVVLTHGEGPYVFDVHGQKYLDANSGLWNMVAGFDHAGLAAAAKAQYDRFPGYHAFFGRMSDQTVMLSEKLIAVSPFSRGKVFYTNSGSEANDTLVKMLWFLGGAQGKPERRKILTRKNGYHGVTAVSASMTGKPYNSVFGLPLDGFIHLTCPHYWREGLPGESEAAFTARMGAELEEVIAREGADTIAGFVAEPVMGAGGVIPPSEGYFQTIAPILKKHGIPLIADEVICGFGRCGTDWGCQAYDFLPDAIISSKNLTAGYFPMGAVILGPELTDRLQAASDAIEEFPHGFTASGHPVGCAVALKAIEVILEGSDGAAPLIDNVRALTPQFEAGLARLAEHPHIGEARGKGLMGALEAVKDKATKTPFDGALSVSERIANTCTDHGLICRPLGQAVVLCPAFVMTPAQMDEMFEKLEAALKQVFAEVA, encoded by the coding sequence ATGCGCGACGACAGCCCCAACAGCTGGGAGGCCCGTGCGGACGCCCACTCCTTCTACGGCTTCACGGACCTGCCCTCGATCGAGCAGCGCGGCGCGGTCGTCCTGACCCATGGCGAGGGGCCTTATGTCTTTGATGTGCATGGCCAAAAATACCTTGATGCCAATTCGGGGCTTTGGAACATGGTGGCCGGGTTCGATCATGCAGGGCTCGCCGCGGCGGCCAAGGCGCAATACGACCGCTTCCCTGGCTACCACGCGTTTTTTGGGCGCATGTCCGACCAGACGGTGATGCTGTCGGAGAAGCTGATCGCGGTGTCGCCGTTTTCGCGCGGCAAGGTGTTCTACACGAACTCGGGCTCGGAGGCGAATGACACGCTGGTCAAGATGTTGTGGTTTCTGGGCGGCGCGCAGGGCAAGCCCGAACGGCGCAAAATCCTGACCCGCAAGAACGGCTATCACGGGGTGACGGCGGTCTCGGCCTCGATGACCGGCAAGCCCTACAACTCGGTCTTCGGCCTGCCGCTTGATGGCTTCATCCATCTCACCTGCCCGCATTACTGGCGCGAAGGGTTGCCGGGCGAGAGCGAGGCAGCGTTCACAGCGCGCATGGGCGCGGAGCTGGAAGAGGTCATCGCGCGGGAAGGCGCGGATACGATCGCGGGCTTCGTGGCGGAGCCGGTGATGGGCGCAGGCGGGGTGATCCCGCCATCGGAAGGCTACTTCCAGACCATCGCACCGATCCTGAAGAAACACGGTATTCCCCTGATCGCCGACGAGGTGATCTGCGGCTTCGGGCGCTGCGGCACGGATTGGGGCTGTCAGGCCTACGATTTTCTGCCGGATGCGATCATCAGCTCAAAAAACCTGACCGCAGGCTATTTCCCCATGGGCGCGGTGATCCTCGGCCCGGAGTTGACCGACCGGTTGCAAGCGGCGTCCGACGCGATCGAGGAGTTTCCCCACGGCTTCACCGCCTCCGGCCACCCCGTCGGCTGCGCGGTCGCGCTGAAGGCGATCGAGGTGATCCTTGAAGGCTCTGACGGGGCTGCGCCACTGATCGACAATGTGCGCGCGCTCACACCGCAATTCGAGGCGGGGCTCGCGCGATTGGCCGAGCATCCGCATATCGGCGAGGCCCGCGGCAAAGGGCTGATGGGCGCGCTGGAAGCGGTAAAGGACAAGGCGACGAAGACGCCGTTCGACGGCGCGCTCTCGGTCTCCGAGCGGATCGCGAACACCTGCACCGATCACGGGCTGATCTGCCGCCCGCTCGGTCAGGCCGTGGTGCTCTGCCCGGCCTTCGTGATGACGCCCGCGCAGATGGATGAGATGTTCGAAAAGCTCGAAGCCGCGTTGAAACAGGTCTTCGCGGAGGTCGCCTGA
- a CDS encoding CatB-related O-acetyltransferase produces MKRLNANFGYLRKIGLRVAEGFNTRGRLFLLDYEAPAQLNNGAAFYYQDLQIGAYSYLRTGTIRHVKSIGRYCSIAPNVTLGESEHMTDWMSSSPAFHRTDQFFFYPPEDKAAPARVMPMDEVENDSATGEVEIGHDVWIGTDVVVRRGVKIGTGAVVGGGAFVTKDVPPYAIVAGVPAKVLRYRFSEKVIEAMLKVKWWEFDANVLAGVPFNKPAHALLEIAEREAAGKIARRPEVFGRIRLATAGFRTIRPSPQVGLKD; encoded by the coding sequence ATGAAGCGTCTGAATGCAAATTTTGGCTACCTGCGCAAAATCGGCCTGCGGGTTGCGGAGGGATTCAACACCCGAGGACGGCTGTTCTTGCTTGACTACGAAGCCCCGGCGCAGCTCAACAATGGCGCCGCCTTCTACTATCAGGACCTGCAGATCGGCGCCTATTCCTACCTGCGCACGGGCACCATTCGGCATGTAAAAAGCATTGGCCGGTACTGCTCCATCGCGCCGAACGTGACCCTGGGCGAGAGCGAGCATATGACCGATTGGATGTCGAGCTCGCCCGCCTTCCACCGCACGGATCAGTTCTTCTTCTACCCGCCCGAAGACAAGGCCGCGCCCGCGCGGGTCATGCCGATGGACGAGGTTGAAAATGACAGCGCGACCGGCGAGGTCGAGATTGGCCATGACGTATGGATCGGCACGGATGTGGTCGTGCGGCGCGGGGTCAAGATCGGCACCGGCGCCGTTGTGGGCGGTGGCGCGTTTGTGACCAAGGACGTGCCGCCCTACGCGATCGTGGCCGGCGTTCCGGCCAAGGTGCTGCGCTACCGCTTTTCCGAGAAGGTGATCGAGGCGATGCTGAAGGTCAAATGGTGGGAGTTCGATGCGAATGTGCTCGCGGGCGTGCCATTCAACAAACCCGCCCACGCGCTCTTGGAAATTGCAGAGCGTGAGGCTGCGGGCAAGATTGCGCGCAGGCCAGAGGTCTTTGGACGGATCAGGCTTGCAACCGCTGGCTTCCGGACCATCCGCCCGTCGCCGCAAGTGGGCTTGAAGGACTAG